A stretch of the Equus quagga isolate Etosha38 chromosome 9, UCLA_HA_Equagga_1.0, whole genome shotgun sequence genome encodes the following:
- the TPPP gene encoding tubulin polymerization-promoting protein yields the protein MADSKAKPTKAANKTPPKSPGEPAKDKAAKRLSLESEGANEGAAAAAPELSALEEAFRRFAVHGDTRATGKEMHGKNWSKLCKDCQVIDGRNVTVTDVDIVFSKIKGKACRTITFEQFKEALEELAKKRFRDKSGEEAIREVHRLIEGKAPIISGVTKAISSPTVSRLTDTTKFTGSHKERFDPSGRGKGKAGRVDLVDESGYVPGYKHAGTYDQKVQGGK from the exons ATGGCCGATAGCAAGGCCAAGCCCACCAAGGCCGCCAACAAGACGCCCCCCAAGTCCCCAGGGGAGCCCGCAAAGGACAAGGCAGCCAAGAGGCTGTCCCTGGAGTCAGAAGGTGCCAACGAGGGGGCGGCCGCCGCAGCCCCGGAGCTCAGCGCCCTGGAGGAGGCCTTCCGGCGGTTCGCGGTGCATGGGGACACCAGGGCCACGGGTAAGGAGATGCATGGCAAGAACTGGTCGAAGCTGTGCAAGGACTGCCAGGTGATCGATGGGAGGAACGTCACCGTCACCGACGTGGACATCGTCTTCAGCAAGATCAA AGGGAAGGCCTGCCGCACCATCACCTTCGAGCAGTTCAAGGAAGCACTGGAGGAGCTCGCCAAGAAGAGGTTCAGAGACAAGAGCGGCGAGGAGGCCATCCGAGAGGTGCATAGACTCATTGAGGGCAAGGCCCCCATCATCTCTGGGGTGACG AAAGCCATCTCGTCGCCCACTGTGTCACGGCTCACAGACACAACCAAGTTCACTGGCTCCCACAAGGAGCGCTTCGACCCGTCGGGCAGGGGCAAGGGCAAGGCGGGCCGCGTGGACCTCGTGGACGAGTCGGGCTACGTTCCGGGCTACAAGCATGCAGGCACCTACGACCAGAAGGTGCAGGGAGGCAAGTAG